In a single window of the Pseudobacteriovorax antillogorgiicola genome:
- a CDS encoding ParB/RepB/Spo0J family partition protein, with protein sequence MIKYIENIESIDKLESTNYRPINEDQVTALVASIREIGLQEPIKIFELEGTKQRYIISGHHRAEAIRQLRESNARIVYALPAELKRGTKEELESQTIVVSSIVANMFRSDMTVLERAAAYKKLADSGLSVQEIARQLTVDRKTVTNGLAVAALPQDAKDWVKANKVTDARVYQVATAYKRDPSIDCIERLSKAPAKKAKTKKLITIDPDLLAEKLRKAKVGEATIKKVVSVI encoded by the coding sequence ATGATAAAGTATATTGAGAATATCGAATCTATAGACAAGCTAGAATCAACCAACTACAGACCCATAAACGAAGATCAGGTAACAGCACTAGTGGCTTCCATTCGTGAGATTGGCTTGCAGGAACCTATCAAGATTTTCGAACTTGAAGGCACAAAACAACGCTATATCATCTCAGGACACCATAGGGCCGAGGCGATTAGACAATTAAGAGAATCAAACGCAAGGATCGTCTATGCCCTTCCAGCCGAACTAAAGCGAGGGACCAAAGAAGAGCTAGAAAGCCAAACAATCGTAGTTAGCTCTATCGTGGCAAACATGTTTCGTTCTGATATGACGGTCTTGGAGCGTGCAGCAGCTTACAAAAAGCTAGCCGACTCTGGCTTGTCGGTACAAGAGATAGCACGTCAATTAACTGTTGATCGTAAGACAGTGACCAACGGGCTGGCTGTGGCTGCACTTCCCCAGGATGCAAAGGATTGGGTCAAAGCTAACAAGGTGACGGATGCCAGGGTCTATCAAGTTGCCACTGCTTACAAACGTGATCCAAGTATTGACTGCATAGAGAGGTTAAGCAAGGCACCGGCTAAGAAAGCTAAGACCAAGAAGCTGATTACCATTGACCCTGACCTGCTTGCTGAGAAGCTTAGGAAAGCTAAGGTTGGAGAGGCTACGATCAAGAAAGTTGTTAGTGTGATTTAA
- a CDS encoding type II toxin-antitoxin system RelE/ParE family toxin, which yields MRQLGWQAVNNVAARKLDMIDAAALLTDLKVPPCNKLEALKGDLKGYHSIIINDQWRVAFKWLNNGAYEIKICDYH from the coding sequence TTGAGACAATTAGGTTGGCAAGCAGTTAATAATGTAGCAGCAAGAAAACTGGATATGATAGATGCTGCTGCTTTGCTTACTGATTTAAAGGTTCCACCCTGCAATAAGCTAGAAGCATTAAAGGGCGATTTGAAGGGCTACCACTCTATTATAATCAACGATCAATGGCGGGTTGCCTTCAAATGGCTTAATAATGGTGCATACGAAATTAAAATCTGTGACTATCATTAA
- a CDS encoding HAD-IA family hydrolase, with the protein MDRSKLKAILCDLDGVIRIHPNIAGSIEQKYGLPTGSIFSTAFEPGLLKQAITGKISDIQWRQAIFKNLSKKFPKQDTKSALESWYEPSSYVDIEALNYILSISPNALLVLVTNATSRLKEDLRALSIIDKFDIIVNSSQIGFIKPDTEIFSHSLELAKCKPEDALFIDDKIENTDAAAKFGLFAHHYTSLVNLKSYISVNAAKYPTSSN; encoded by the coding sequence ATGGATAGAAGCAAGTTGAAAGCGATCCTATGTGATCTAGATGGAGTAATTAGAATACACCCGAACATAGCTGGCTCGATTGAGCAAAAATATGGCCTTCCAACAGGCAGTATTTTTTCCACCGCTTTTGAGCCAGGTCTACTCAAACAAGCCATCACTGGCAAAATTTCTGACATCCAGTGGCGACAAGCCATCTTTAAGAACCTATCCAAAAAGTTTCCAAAGCAAGATACTAAATCTGCTCTTGAATCGTGGTATGAGCCATCCAGCTATGTTGACATCGAAGCTCTCAATTATATACTATCGATATCACCAAATGCTCTCCTTGTGTTGGTTACCAATGCAACAAGCAGACTCAAAGAGGATCTTCGTGCTCTTTCCATTATCGATAAGTTCGATATAATTGTTAACTCCTCTCAAATAGGATTTATAAAACCTGATACTGAGATATTCAGTCATAGCCTTGAGCTAGCCAAGTGCAAACCTGAAGACGCTTTGTTTATCGATGATAAAATTGAAAACACTGATGCAGCAGCTAAATTTGGATTGTTTGCCCATCACTATACCTCTCTAGTAAACTTGAAGTCATACATTTCCGTGAATGCTGCTAAGTACCCTACCAGCAGTAATTGA
- a CDS encoding HigA family addiction module antitoxin: MARKPTLPGEILLEEFLEPMQISQAALAKHIEVDYKVINRIVNGHSSLTPDIALRLSKVLGTTSEFWLNLQQKVDIFEAQEKLKDVRLKPLQKIASL, translated from the coding sequence ATGGCTAGAAAACCTACATTACCCGGTGAAATTCTTCTCGAAGAGTTCTTAGAACCTATGCAGATTTCTCAGGCTGCCCTCGCTAAACATATTGAGGTTGACTACAAGGTTATTAATAGAATTGTAAATGGCCACTCTAGCCTAACTCCAGACATTGCCCTTCGGCTCAGCAAGGTTCTTGGAACAACTTCAGAGTTCTGGCTTAACTTGCAGCAGAAGGTCGATATTTTTGAAGCCCAAGAAAAGCTCAAAGACGTCAGGCTAAAACCACTGCAGAAAATTGCTTCGCTCTAG
- a CDS encoding Fic family protein yields the protein MKVFPPMSPKSFQPKYFHDLRVPEGIRLVGYAALLHFFDIKAPLRGYPSCVSDQFSKASKPKLEDNFQIYSKRYWPGDRIQDHLEFAFRHEIMNFLCLSQILKKIPIKNIEEMLAEKPTGIYARRIWFLFEYINQRKLDVEDLKAVTVQPLLDPKKYITNSNGPVSKRHRIRNNLLGNRNFCPVIQRTDKISSAIEQKFDEKAKDIISQVSRSLIMRAASFILLADTQASFAIEGEKAPRSRIERWLKAVASAGRNKLDLDELIRLHQQLITDSRFTTIGIREDEVFLGERDENNFPIPEFIGAKQTDLPTLLTGFFHALETLAESDVNPVLQAAAFAFGFVYIHPHDDGNGRIHRFILHHILAKRGYTPKEVIFPISSVLLERIEDYRSVLTNHSTPLMDCIEWEPTEKGNVRILNETIDLYRYFDCTEAVEFIFECVEHTIKYSIPSELEYLKRYDKAISGIEMIVEMPNERTKRLIHYIKENGGKLGKKRREGEFALLTDKELNEIEDIVNLCFPHIG from the coding sequence TTGAAGGTTTTTCCACCAATGTCACCTAAAAGCTTCCAACCAAAGTATTTCCATGATTTGCGTGTACCTGAAGGTATTCGGCTTGTGGGCTATGCAGCTCTGCTTCACTTTTTCGATATCAAAGCGCCACTACGTGGTTATCCAAGCTGTGTATCAGACCAATTTAGTAAAGCAAGTAAGCCAAAGTTAGAAGACAATTTTCAGATCTATAGCAAGCGATACTGGCCAGGTGACAGAATCCAAGATCACCTAGAATTTGCCTTTAGACACGAAATAATGAACTTCCTATGCTTAAGCCAAATTCTAAAAAAAATCCCAATAAAAAACATCGAAGAGATGCTAGCGGAAAAACCAACGGGTATATATGCGAGGCGGATATGGTTCCTTTTTGAATATATTAATCAAAGAAAACTCGATGTGGAAGACCTGAAAGCTGTTACAGTACAACCGCTTCTTGATCCAAAGAAGTATATTACAAACTCAAATGGACCAGTATCCAAAAGACATCGAATTCGAAACAACCTGCTTGGCAACAGGAATTTTTGCCCTGTTATTCAACGAACAGACAAAATATCCTCTGCCATAGAGCAGAAATTCGATGAGAAAGCTAAAGATATTATTTCTCAAGTCAGCCGGTCTTTGATCATGAGGGCTGCAAGTTTCATTTTACTCGCTGATACCCAAGCAAGCTTTGCGATTGAAGGAGAGAAAGCCCCCAGAAGTAGGATAGAGCGGTGGCTTAAAGCAGTTGCGAGTGCCGGCAGAAATAAACTTGATTTAGACGAACTTATTAGACTTCATCAACAACTTATTACTGATAGTCGCTTTACAACAATAGGGATTCGAGAAGATGAAGTATTCTTGGGTGAACGTGATGAAAATAATTTTCCAATCCCTGAGTTTATAGGCGCAAAACAAACTGACTTACCTACTCTTCTCACTGGTTTTTTTCATGCATTAGAAACGCTAGCTGAGTCCGATGTAAATCCAGTGCTACAAGCCGCGGCTTTTGCTTTCGGATTCGTTTATATACATCCACATGATGACGGAAATGGAAGGATACATCGCTTTATCCTACATCATATTTTGGCAAAACGTGGTTACACCCCGAAAGAAGTAATCTTTCCAATTTCATCAGTCCTATTAGAGCGGATAGAAGACTATCGTTCAGTCCTAACCAATCACTCGACTCCTCTAATGGATTGTATAGAGTGGGAACCGACAGAAAAAGGAAATGTCCGGATTCTCAATGAAACAATTGATTTGTATAGATATTTTGACTGTACTGAAGCAGTAGAATTCATATTTGAATGTGTAGAGCATACTATTAAATACTCCATACCTTCAGAGCTCGAATATCTGAAGCGCTACGATAAAGCTATAAGTGGAATTGAGATGATCGTTGAAATGCCAAATGAGCGAACAAAACGCCTCATTCACTATATAAAAGAAAATGGTGGTAAGCTCGGCAAGAAAAGGCGAGAGGGTGAATTTGCACTTCTTACAGACAAAGAATTAAATGAGATTGAGGATATTGTGAACCTTTGTTTTCCTCATATAGGATAA
- a CDS encoding YidC/Oxa1 family membrane protein insertase has protein sequence MCSVEGWASVIACPIEFLLLEIQTWTGSYPLTILVMSFLFKFALFPLYLKGKEEAKKLAQAAPKIKELRDRYKDDPSSLLRAQQKYYEQEDISPLKGIFLQMLSLPVYYGSYLALSHASSLGFAGKWLWITDLSSPDPLFIIPISMSLLIIVNQIFFPTGQFDNGKIKMICFMGLVSSIFMSQIPSQIALFYFCMAAFQLIFDLIWKHRDNLGFVT, from the coding sequence ATGTGTTCAGTCGAAGGCTGGGCAAGCGTCATCGCTTGTCCGATCGAATTTTTGTTGTTAGAAATCCAAACTTGGACGGGAAGCTACCCACTAACTATATTGGTGATGTCATTTTTATTTAAATTTGCTCTGTTTCCACTCTATTTGAAGGGAAAAGAAGAGGCCAAAAAACTAGCTCAAGCTGCTCCAAAGATAAAAGAACTAAGAGATAGGTACAAAGATGATCCTAGCTCCCTGCTTCGTGCTCAGCAGAAGTATTATGAGCAAGAGGATATTTCACCTCTCAAGGGGATATTCCTTCAAATGCTATCGCTTCCTGTCTATTACGGATCCTATCTAGCTCTGAGTCATGCAAGCTCCTTAGGATTTGCTGGAAAATGGCTTTGGATCACTGATCTTAGTTCCCCAGATCCCCTGTTCATCATCCCTATTTCAATGAGTCTATTAATCATTGTTAATCAGATATTCTTTCCCACAGGTCAATTTGACAATGGCAAGATAAAGATGATCTGCTTCATGGGTTTAGTGTCCAGCATTTTTATGTCGCAAATTCCCTCGCAGATAGCCTTATTCTACTTCTGTATGGCTGCTTTTCAGTTGATCTTCGATTTGATATGGAAGCATCGCGATAATCTGGGATTTGTGACTTGA